The following coding sequences are from one Triticum aestivum cultivar Chinese Spring chromosome 5A, IWGSC CS RefSeq v2.1, whole genome shotgun sequence window:
- the LOC123104979 gene encoding protein transport protein sec23-1, whose translation MDFAELEAVEGLRWPWHSWPPTPSAAEALVVPTAVLCTPLHPTAPDLLPILPYPPLRCASPACAAALNPFSRVHHASARWSCSFCGSNANPYPRHISPDSIPAELFPTHSSVEYTLPPDPAEVGGGAPPAIVFVVDAATAGDELAALKAELLRVVQGLPERVRVALVTFSASVWVHDLGFEGCARVVVFNGERELESDKIQQLLGVRHSRYNKLATLKPTEAQRFLLPVSECEFSITSAIEDLSSMSACPRGHRPLRATGAAISTAVALLESCCSPYTGGRIMVFTSGPTTVGPGLVVETDLGKAIRSHHDIFNGNVPLVEKAQDFYKKVAKRLTDSALVLDLLACSLDQIGAAELRYPVEVSGGLMVLTESFESEQFKSCLRQTFKREGTDYLNMNFNATIEVVTSKEVKICGALGPCISLHRQNSSVSHKEIGEGGTNYWRMSTLNSKTCIAFFFRADCSRDTDPPTVFFIQFMTRYRHGDGSNRLRVTTVARRWAGPRSPEIAAGFDQEAAAAVMARLAVHRAETYHVRDVIRWLDKMLIRFTAKFGNYVPEDPSTFRLSTNFSLYPQFMYYLRRSQFIDVGNSSPDETAFFRLMLNREGVVGSLIMIQPTLFQYSFDGPPIPVLLDVSSISPDVILLFDSYFYIVIHYGSKIAQWRKLGYHKDPNHENLRKLLEAPEVDAEALLADRFPVPKLIKCDQHGSQARFLLARLNPSVTQKSQLSEGSEVIFTDDVCLQVFIEHLQELAVQG comes from the exons ATGGACTTCGcggagctggaggccgtggagggcctCCGCTGGCCGTGGCACTCGTGGCcgccgacgccctccgccgcggAGGCGCTGGTCGTCCCCACCGCGGTGCTCTGCACGCCGCTCCACCCGACGGCGCCCGACCTGCTCCCGATCCTCCCCTACCCGCCCCTCCGCTGCGCCTCCCCGGCCTGCGCCGCGGCCCTCAACCCCTTCTCCCGCGTCCACCACGCCTCCGCGCGCTGGTCCTGCTCCTTCTGCGGCTCCAATGCCAACCCCTACCCGCGCCACATCTCCCCCGATTCGATCCCCGCCGAGCTATTCCCCACCCACTCCAGCGTCGAGTACACGCTTCCCCCGGACCCTGCCGAGGTGGGGGGTGGCGCCCCGCCCGCAATCGTGTTCGTCGTGGACGCGGCCACCGCGGGGGACGAGCTCGCCGCGCTCAAGGCGGAGCTGCTCAGGGTCGTGCAGGGGCTGCCTGAGAGGGTCAGGGTGGCGCTCGTCACGTTCTCGGCGTCGGTGTGGGTGCACGATCTCGGCTTCGAGGGCTGCGCCAGGGTGGTCGTGTTCAATGGGGAGCGTGAGCTCGAGTCGGACAAG ATACAGCAACTTCTAGGTGTTCGACATTCACGATACAACAAGTTGGCTACACTGAAACCCACTGAAGCGCAGAGATTTTTGTTGCCTGTTTCTGAATGTGAATTTAGCATTACATCTGCAATAGAGGACCTGAGTTCTATGTCTGCTTGCCCACGGGGGCATCGCCCATTAAGGGCTACTGGCGCTGCTATTTCCACAGCTGTTGCTCTTCTGGAAAGTTGCTGCTCACCTTACACTGGTGGCCGAATCATGGTTTTTACATCTGGTCCCACGACAGTGGGTCCAGGACTTGTGGTGGAAACCGATCTCGGGAAGGCAATTCGTTCGCATCATGACATTTTCAATGGCAATGTGCCTCTTGTTGAAAAAGCCCAGGATTTCTATAAGAAGGTTGCCAAGAGATTGACAGACAGTGCATTAGTTCTTGATCTTTTGGCTTGCTCTCTTGATCAGATTGGAGCTGCAGAGCTTAGGTATCCAGTTGAAGTGTCTGGGGGCTTAATGGTGCTTACAGAGTCATTTGAGTCTGAACAGTTCAAAAGCTGTTTAAGGCAAACCTTCAAGCGTGAGGGTACTGATTACCTTAACATGAACTTTAATGCAACGATTGAGGTAGTGACATCAAAGGAGGTCAAGATTTGTGGTGCCCTTGGTCCTTGCATCTCCCTTCACAGACAAAACAGCTCGGTTAGTCATAAAGAAATTGGTGAGGGTGGGACAAATTATTGGAGAATGAGTACATTGAACAGCAAAACCTGTATTGCTTTCTTCTTCCGAGCTGATTGTAGCCGTGATACCGATCCCCCAACTGTCTTCTTTATTCAGTTCATGACAAGATACCGACATGGTGATGGTAGCAATCGCCTAAGGGTAACGACTGTTGCGAGAAGATGGGCTGGACCTCGATCTCCAGAAATTGCTGCAGGGTTTGATCAGGAAGCTGCTGCAGCAGTTATGGCCAGGCTTGCTGTTCACAGAGCAGAGACATACCATGTTAGAGATGTAATACGATGGCTTGACAAGATGCTtattcgcttcactgctaagttCGGAAACTATGTCCCTGAAGATCCATCTACATTTCGCTTGTCCACTAATTTCTCCCTGTATCCGCAGTTCATGTACTACCTGCGAAGGTCACAGTTCATTGATGTTGGCAACAGCTCTCCTGATGAAACTGCTTTCTTCCGGTTGATGTTGAATAGGGAGGGAGTTGTGGGATCCCTGATCATGATCCAGCCAACTTTATTCCAGTACTCATTTGATGGACCACCTATCCCTGTGCTGCTAGATGTCAGCTCCATCTCTCCTGATGTCATTTTGCTATTTGATTCGTACTTCTATATAGTGATTCATTATGGCTCGAAGATTGCTCAGTGGAGGAAACTTGGCTATCATAAAGACCCAAATCATGAGAACTTACGGAAGCTGCTTGAAGCACCAGAAGTTGATGCAGAGGCACTATTGGCAGACCGTTTTCCAGTGCCAAAACTCATAAAATGTGATCAGCATGGGAGCCAGGCCAGGTTTTTACTAGCCCGATTGAATCCATCTGTGACACAGAAATCACagctttctgaaggatctgaagtcATATTCACCGACGATGTTTGTCTGCAAGTTTTTATTGAACACTTGCAGGAGTTGGCTGTTCAGGGTT